Below is a window of Dictyostelium discoideum AX4 chromosome 1 chromosome, whole genome shotgun sequence DNA.
TtgtgtttttaaataattaatggaCAAGGGTTCGACACCCTCTGTCCACACCTTTGATACCAATatcttttgcttttttttcccatactttttttaattctatatcagcatttatattatcatatatatatatatattatgaataacatttatttatttgaatttcccaaatatttaagataattttttagaatgttctagaagaataaaaaattttcgaaagaaaagtaaaaatttcgAACCGGCACAATGACGCGATAATTGTTTAAGGTCgaaaaactgaaaaattcCGAACCGACACTATGCACAAAGTTGTGAAGGGTCGAAAAcacttatttttttgagttttgcgaaatttttaagaaataaaaacGTATAAATAGTGGcactaaaaactaaaaacaatttgatttattttatttgggaATTCCtcctatatatatttaagatacacacacacacaaattttatacaaataattatttctctttattaatttttaatattattatttttctcatattatatttttagatatcaacaataaaatatGTCTACCactgttaataataatgaagccTCTAGTAGCAATACCTCTGCCTCTAATAGCGCTGAATCCTTTGATTTAAGAATGAAATCAATGGAGGTTCAAATCAACAACCTTTCCTTAGCCTTTACAAGATTCATGAAAGAACCTATGTTCTCTTCTAATACCAACTCACGTAGCCCACCTTCTCATGATCACTCTGACACCGAGAATGAACAAAGTGAAGATGAATCAAGTAACAATGTCGATGTTCCAACCGATTATCAATTATCCGATACCTTACTTGGTCAGGAATGTATCCTCAAGAAAGATGAGATATCCGAATTGAATAAAGTATTCAACTTTCCATCTAACTTCCAAGTGAACGTCGCTCCATTCGGTACACCTGAAGGTATTACTGTATCATCCAACGTCAAGAACAATGATACTGACTTGTTGATTGTCGAAAAGCGAATCAACGATAGCTTAAAACCTTTGCTTCTCATGTCAAGTATGTTATCATCTGATAGCTCTAATGTCGATGTAGAACTTATTAGTTACTTAACTCAGAGTGCAATCGTCTTAGCCTTTAATGCTCAAGCATCGCTTAGTCGTGTCCGTCGTAACAACATCGCTAAAGAAATCTATGGTTCTGAAGTACTCTTACCAATTAAGATCAAGGATACACCAAAGATGTTTGATGAAACTGAAACTGAACGTGTAAGAAAACTAGCCAAGTCAATCAGAAAGAACAACGAAGCTAAACAATCattgttaaaattgaattatcattcCAAGTCAAATGTCAAGAAATCAGTTAACTCAAGTGGTAATAACACTACAGGAAacagtagtaatagtaaatcCAGTAGTGGGAGTAATGGCCGATCTAACAACTTCAATGGATCACCAAGTAATGTTGCATCAGGTAGCAACAATACCAAGTCTGTTTCCAAGTTACGACTATGTTCTTACAACCGATGCCTCGGAATCAGGTGCAGGTGCCACACTCAAGAAAGGAAACAAGGTAATCAAAACTTGGTCATTCCAATGGTCAACAACTCAATCAAATATGTAGTCAAATCGTCGAGAAATGCTCGCGCTGCTGATGGCCTATCAAGCGCTATGTCGGAAACTGAACAACTGCAAGCTGAAGATTCAAACCGACAACACTACCACTCTCTCTTACATCAATCGCCAGGGTGGTCAAATACAAGATCTCTCAGTTCTGTTCGAACAACTTTGGAAACAATGCCTCAAGAAGAAAGTGAACTTGATTGGAGAGCATATTCCAGGATTCTTCAATGTAAAAGCCGACCACCTCAGCCGTCTTTCAGAGATGAATCACAAATCATCGTCCAGAGTAATCAAGAGTTACAACTGGCAACTGAAGAAGGAAGTGTTCAATCGCATCCAACTTCAATTCGGTCAAATACAGATGGATCTGTTCGCATCTCACCTCAACCATCAAACGAACAACTACTCAACAATCAGAATGAATGCACTCCACCTCGATTGGAGTCAATGGAAGCAATGTCTAGCCTTCCCACCACCCATTCTTTTGCCTTCTATCCTGGAGAAGATGAACTCATCCAGTTCGAAGAAGGTTTCTATAATACTGATCTTCCCAATCTGGAGATCAGCAACTTGGTATCCGATGATTCAAGCACAAGTTCCTCGTCATCATCTTCACATGTTTCCTCAAGTACTGGGAACATTCCAAGAAGTATTGACCAAACAATCAGTAGAGTCGATACCAATCCAGATTCAACAACGTTGGAAGCTGGGGATTATTCAACTTTCCAATCTCATGTAATGTCCTTCGCTCgtacaacaaatacaaaaacAGCTGAGCTGTTAATGAAGTCATGGGAACCTTCAACTCTCAAAGTATATAGCTCCAGTTATACAAGATTCCACAATTTCTGTACTTTGAACTCTTTGAATCCAGCCAACATTACCTTAGTTGTTTTCATGGATTATCTTACACATCTGTTCAAACACAAACCTCCGTTAGCCTTCTCAACAATTAACGGtcccaaataaaataaatcaaattgtttttagtttttagtgCCACTATTTATacgtttttattttcttaaaaatttcgcaaaactcaaaaaaataagagtTTTCGACCCTTCACAACTTTGTGCATAGTGTCGGTTCGgaatttttcagtttttcGACCTTAAACAATTATCGCGTCATTGTGCCGGTTcgaaatttttacttttctttcgaaaattttttattcttcgaatgttctagaacattctaaaaaattatcttaaatatttgggaaattcaaataaataaatgttattcataatatatatatatatatttaatataaaatataatttaataaattaaatttttaatttaattcagCATAATTTGGTTTGATGGAGTGAAAATTTGTAATGTCTTCTTGTTTTCTTAATGTACCTGATTTGCAAATATATAAACCATCTATTGGATTGTCACATGTGTGACATGCatattcatttgaattatgTCCATTAAGTTTACACGATGCTCTAAATTCTGGAATATCCATTGTTAGTCCAAACGGTACAACATCTATttgttcattttcaataattaaattaaaccCATTACCAATAAAAGATGAAAACAATGCCTAATGgtttaatgaaaattaagTAACCAATCATATGGTACTACAAATAATACACAGGGGcgaaaaaaaatacttaaaAGCATCTTTAAAGTAGGAACGTAAATAGTACTATTATAAAGTATACTTAATAAGTATATTTATTAAGTATACTTATTAAGTGTACTTATTAAGTATATTTATTAAGTATATTTATTAAGTATACTTATTAAGTATATTTATTaagtatatttattaaatatatttattaaatatatttattaagtaTATTTATTAAGTATATTTAATAAGTATATTTATTAAGTATATTTATTAAGTATATTTATTAAGCATAATTATTaagtataattataaaatataattattaattaaaattattaagtaTAATTAATAAGGGTAATTATAAAGTTCACTTAATAAGAATacttaaaaagttaaaaataacattttataataataatttaaaataaatttaaaaaaaaaaaaaaaaaaaactaaaaaaaaaaaaaagaattaattaaaaagtaaaGTATTTGAAAtcagaaattttttttatttaattgtgaaAATTCTAAGGGTATTAATATGTTGACTTTAACAAGGGTCATACAACATTTATAATTGACTAATTTGAAAAGCAGAACtttatttccattattatttgtaccAAAAGCATTTACTTTACAGGTTCAAATAAAAGAAGGGACAACctaaaatataattgttttttaaattatattaatctctttattttatattattatttttttttttctttgaaccAGAGGGTCCGAAATCAGATTGCATCACAAAGGAAGTACAAGACTTGTTATTAGACGATGCCATCGAACAAGTACTTCCAAACCGTTATTCAAAGCGCGTTTTTTAC
It encodes the following:
- a CDS encoding hypothetical protein (Slime mold (D.discoideum) transposon DIRS-1, complete, clone SB41), which encodes MSTTVNNNEASSSNTSASNSAESFDLRMKSMEVQINNLSLAFTRFMKEPMFSSNTNSRSPPSHDHSDTENEQSEDESSNNVDVPTDYQLSDTLLGQECILKKDEISELNKVFNFPSNFQVNVAPFGTPEGITVSSNVKNNDTDLLIVEKRINDSLKPLLLMSSMLSSDSSNVDVELISYLTQSAIVLAFNAQASLSRVRRNNIAKEIYGSEVLLPIKIKDTPKMFDETETERVRKLAKSIRKNNEAKQSLLKLNYHSKSNVKKSVNSSGNNTTGNSSNSKSSSGSNGRSNNFNGSPSNVASGSNNTKSVSKLRLCSYNRCLGIRCRCHTQERKQGNQNLVIPMVNNSIKYVVKSSRNARAADGLSSAMSETEQLQAEDSNRQHYHSLLHQSPGWSNTRSLSSVRTTLETMPQEESELDWRAYSRILQCKSRPPQPSFRDESQIIVQSNQELQLATEEGSVQSHPTSIRSNTDGSVRISPQPSNEQLLNNQNECTPPRLESMEAMSSLPTTHSFAFYPGEDELIQFEEGFYNTDLPNLEISNLVSDDSSTSSSSSSSHVSSSTGNIPRSIDQTISRVDTNPDSTTLEAGDYSTFQSHVMSFARTTNTKTAELLMKSWEPSTLKVYSSSYTRFHNFCTLNSLNPANITLVVFMDYLTHLFKHKPPLAFSTINGPK